From a single Pseudomonas sp. A34-9 genomic region:
- the cgtA gene encoding Obg family GTPase CgtA, translating to MKFVDEVSIRVKAGDGGNGAMSFRREKFIENGGPNGGDGGDGGSIYMMADENLNTLVDYRYTRHFDAERGSNGGSTDCTGKKGEDLILRVPVGTTVIDSATQEVIGDLTKAGQKLMVVQGGWHGLGNTRFKSSTNRAPRQTTPGKPGEQRDLKLEMKVLADVGLLGLPNAGKSTFIRSVSAAKPKVADYPFTTLVPNLGVVSVDRWKSFVIADIPGLIEGASDGAGLGIRFLKHLARTRLLLHLVDMAPLDDSSAPDAAEVIVNELIKFSPSLAERDRWLVLNKCDQILEEDHEERVKEIVDRLEWTGPVYVISAIAKIGTERLCHDIMRYMEDRADRLAADPAYKEELADLDQRIEDEARAQLQALDDKRALRRSGVKSVHDIGDDDWDEEDVDDEDGPEIIYVRD from the coding sequence ATGAAGTTTGTTGATGAAGTATCGATTCGCGTAAAGGCTGGTGACGGCGGCAATGGCGCCATGAGTTTCCGTCGGGAAAAGTTCATCGAAAACGGTGGCCCGAACGGTGGTGATGGTGGTGACGGCGGTTCCATCTACATGATGGCTGACGAAAACCTCAACACCCTGGTCGACTACCGTTACACCCGGCACTTCGATGCCGAGCGTGGCTCCAACGGTGGCAGCACCGACTGCACCGGCAAGAAGGGTGAAGACCTGATCCTGCGCGTGCCGGTCGGCACCACGGTGATCGACTCCGCGACCCAGGAAGTCATCGGCGACCTGACCAAAGCGGGTCAGAAGCTGATGGTTGTACAGGGTGGCTGGCACGGGCTGGGTAACACCCGTTTCAAATCCAGTACCAACCGTGCACCGCGTCAGACCACGCCGGGCAAGCCGGGTGAGCAGCGCGACCTGAAGCTGGAGATGAAAGTGCTGGCCGACGTCGGTCTGCTGGGCTTGCCGAATGCCGGTAAAAGTACCTTTATCCGTTCCGTGTCGGCCGCCAAGCCGAAAGTCGCCGACTACCCGTTCACCACGCTGGTGCCGAACCTCGGTGTGGTCAGCGTTGATCGCTGGAAGAGCTTCGTAATTGCCGACATTCCGGGTCTGATCGAAGGCGCTTCCGACGGTGCTGGCCTGGGTATTCGTTTCCTCAAGCACTTGGCGCGTACGCGTCTGTTGCTGCACCTCGTCGACATGGCGCCGCTGGATGATTCCAGTGCACCGGACGCGGCGGAAGTGATCGTCAACGAGCTGATCAAGTTCAGCCCGTCCCTGGCTGAGCGTGATCGTTGGCTGGTGCTGAACAAGTGCGACCAGATCCTTGAAGAGGATCACGAAGAGCGCGTCAAGGAAATCGTTGATCGCCTCGAGTGGACCGGTCCGGTTTACGTGATTTCGGCGATTGCCAAGATCGGTACCGAGCGTCTGTGCCATGACATCATGCGTTACATGGAAGACCGCGCCGATCGCCTTGCTGCCGACCCGGCGTACAAGGAAGAGCTGGCTGACCTCGATCAGCGCATCGAAGATGAGGCGCGCGCGCAACTGCAGGCGCTGGACGACAAGCGTGCCCTGCGTCGCAGCGGCGTGAAGTCGGTCCATGACATCGGTGACGATGATTGGGACGAAGAAGATGTGGATGACGAAGACGGTCCGGAAATCATTTACGTGCGCGACTGA